In Pseudomonas sp. HR96, the DNA window TGCGGCGTACTCGATTGAAGCGGATGGGCTCGTCTCGAGGGCATTCGGTGTCGAGCCGCCAGCCCCAGATCGCGCTGCCGGCGCCGACTATCAGCAGACTCAGCATTATTAGATCTGCAATCAGAAATTCAAAGCTGTGAATAGGGAGTGCCATGACGAAGAAAAACAGTGCCGCCGTCACGAGAGTTATCATCATCATGATTATCGATGAAATGGCTACAAAACCCCGGGAGTTCAGGGTCGCGCGCGGTAGTTCCAGGTAGATGTCGTCAAAGTAGTTGGGTGGGTTCGATATGAAGCATGTATAGAGTAACCTACCAGGTTCATCGTTTGGGCCGGAAAGATCTTTCTTCCAACCCGGGTGGCGGGGACGTAATAGTGGTGCCTTCATGCTCCTCATTATGGCGCCGTCCGCGATTCCAGATCGATATGCTCAGGCCACTTCACCTTGGGCGCCAGGCGACGGGCGATATTCAGGGTGTCATCTTCGTTGTTCCAGTCGCGGGGCGGGCGATCAAAGGCGGGGATGGCGTGTGGGCCTTGCTGCATGAACAGCTGGGCGATGGCCCAGTAGGATTCGCCATCCTCCTGGCTGCCGGCAAGCTTGAATCGATCCTTGGCAATATTGGTCCCGGGCTCGCGGACGGCCAGCATGACCATCTCGATCTTGCCACCGGTTCCCATAGGGCCGTAGGCGCTGCAGTATTCAGCGTGCAGATCGTCCCAGTCGAAGACATCGACATGAACGCCCCATTCGGTGCGGCTGAACAACTTGAAGGAGTTGCTGCGGAAGCGGTATACATAAACTTTGCGACGCGCTCGGTTGAAGCGAATGGGTTCGTCTCTGGGGCATTCGGTGTCGAGTCGCCAGCCCCCAAGTGACCAGCCGACGCCCATCAACATTGAGCATAGAGCAAGGAAGCAGGGAATGAAGTCACCGAAATTTCTGATGTGGACAATGAGGACGTACATCACGAAGGCGGCCCCTAATATACAAGATATCAAGAGGATCATGGAAAGGATGGCTATGGGGCCGCGGAAATTCAACGTTGCACGTGGAAGCTCCATGCAGTGTTCGTCAAAAAAATTGGGAGGATGGGATATGAATTTTGTAATAAGTAAGTTTGTAGGTGAGGAGTTTGGGCCAAGCAAATCTTTCTTCCAGCCAGGGCTGCGAGGGATCAATAATGGTTTTCTGGACGCCATGGGTACTTACCTTGGAACAACTGTAAGCGGCCACCCTACCCCATTGAACAAGGACGGAGGCCTTGGTAGTGAAATCAGTTTGGCCAGCGAGATTGCGAAATTATCGCCGCGTAGCTATCGGCGTCACTTCTATCCGGCCAATATGTCAGCGTAATCGTCACTGCTTCGACCGCTGGTCTGCTTTTTGAGGGGAGCAACTCGATCGTGCCGCGAAAATCTTTCGTGCTAGGAGAATGAGCGTCCTTAGTATTCAACGCTCGAATCGAAGCTATCTGTGATTTGGAGTTTAGATAATAATCGACATTCTTCGGAAAGTTCGCTTCAAGTCGTTGTAACCACTCACTCGGTGGTGTTACTACGTCCAAAGCAAAAAATTGTTCCTGGAGAATTGGCTCTCCAGCGATGTATTCGCCGAGTGACTGATCACGCCCCCGATGCAGCACAATGGTCCAACTATAGGCTGAGTGAGCCTCATCGAAGAATGGCAATCGAATCGCGTATTCCCAAGTGCGAGTTGCAGTCGGAGGGGCTGTACGGACAAGCCCTCCAAGGTGAAGCATCCCGCTGTCGACAATCTTTGTCCGCCGGGTAATGTCTAGCGTCATACCAAGCGTTGCAGCGTTAAGCTCACCCAATGCAATGGCGGCATCTTCAGCCTTGATCCAGTGAACCTTGGGGTTTTCATTGGCGATACCGAAAAAGCTACGTCTTGCCCAGGTTTCAAACACATCAGATTCCCCAGCTCCTGCGGCTTTGAAAAGTGCGTACGCGACGATGCTGAAAACAATCGCAGCCCCTAATGGCCCTGCTAACACAGAGCTCAAGGACTTCGCAGCTGTTATCCCGAACCAAGCGCCCCATCCCGCACTGAATGCAGATGCGGCGTATAGAACGGAAGCAAACCTGTCACCTCGATTCCAGACTTGGTAGCTAGCTAAGGCTGCTTTCATCGCATCGAACACACCACCGACGGCTATGATCACCGCCCCAGCCCGCTGCAAATACAACCCGGCGTCCAAAGCAATTTTCACCCCAGGCCCCACTATCAACCCGGACTTCTGCACTCCTGTAGCACCACTCTTCAAAGCCAACCCCACCATCTCCACGCCACCGCCAAGCACCCCCAGCATGCTCCCCTGAAGCGCAATCAACGCTTCCGCCGACTTGTCCCCAACCGTCTCTTCCGCCGACTCAAGGCTCTTGCTCAGCGCATCGCCCATCAGATACATCGAGCCAATCGCTACCAGCAGCTCCGCGCTTGCAGCCACTCCGCGCAGCCCGGCAAAGCTGGTTCTGACCCAGCGGCTGGCCTGCCACGCCGGGACCTTGAAGTGGCTGATGCCCCTGACCACCTGCGGGTCCAGGGTGCCGAGGCCGACGGTCACCATGCTCAGCGCCGAATACGCGGCCACCGAGGAGTAGTCGCCCGACACGGGCTTGTCCTTGTCGCTGTTCATGGCCGCCATCAGGTCGTCCGCCGTGCCTTCGAACCACAGCGATACCTTGACCATCAGGTCGGCGAGCTTGGGGTCCAGGACCACCAGGCTGAGCACGCCGCCCTGGATCATCGGGCGAATCTTCGGCCGGGTGCCGGCCACCATCCGGTCGGCGCCGTTGGCAAATTTATGTTGCAGACTGCGGACCACATCCGATTGCAGGGCGTAATACTCGCGAAGCTTCATCTGCACGTTCAGCTCGATCAGGCTGATGCGGTTGTACAGCAGCTGGCTGGCGGTATTGACCCGCGAGATGGCGAAGTTCACCCCAGGTCCGACAAGGTCCTTGAGGCGGGCCTGGGCGCCGTTGACGGCACCCAGCAGCTGGGCGATGGCTTCCTGCAGCGGCGCCTGCATCAGGCGTCTGCTTTCGTCGCTGGCGATGGTCCGGGTCAGCAGGTCGTACAGCCTGAGGCTGTCGTTCCAGGTGGTGGACTCGCTGAAACTGGGCAGCAGGGCCGCCAGCAAGGGCGAGTCGCGCCGCAGCAAGGCCTGATAGGCATGACTGTGCGGATCCTGCAGTAGGGTCTGCCATAGCTGTGCCGTGGCGCCGCCGGGGTTGTCGGGCGCCTCGCTGATGCCGCCGCGCAGGCACAGGGCCATGGTCTTGCTGTAGGCCTCGCCCGACTCTTCGTCGGCACCGTCGTAGTCGTGGGTCATGGCGACTTGGAAGTCACGGGTCAGGAAGGCTTCGGCGTACAGCCTGCCGTAACGATCGATCTCCTGCTGGTAGGCCTGCAGGGTGGTTTCATGAGCCTGCTGGAAAGCGGCGCGTCGGGGTTCGTCGTAGCGTTGCTCCAGCCGCTGGTTGGCGTCCAGGGTGTGGCTGTCGACCACCCGCTGGCGCTCGATTTCGGGGCTGACGAACACCGGCGGGCCGTCGCCGCTCATGGGCTCGAACGACGGCACCCGGTGTTCGGCCCACTGCCGATGCATGGCCCGGATCGCCAGGAGGATCTGCGAAGTCTGCTGCTGGTAGGCCCGCTCCGGCTCTTCCAGCCATGCCTGCCGGGCATGCGCCCAGCTGGCACGCAGGCCGTTGTACTCCTGGACCAGGCCGATGGGGTCGTCGATGTCGATCATCAGCACGCCTTGCCGGCCATCCGCGCCCGGCGCCATGTTTTGCAGGTAGTTGCGCAGGGCCAGGCGCGAGCGACCGCGGCTGTGGAAGGCGTGCACGCTGTCGAAGCCGGGCACGAAAGCCTCGTATTCGTAGACTTTGTGGTGCACGAGCGGCTGCTCGGCGGTGAGGAAGTCGCCCAGTTTGCCGGGGTTCTGCTGGGCGGTGGTCAGGTCGAACATCTGCATGCGCTCGATGTTGTTCAGCGCCTTGTAGGAGTCGAGCACACTCCTGGGCCAGGGGTCGCTGGCGAAGGCCATGGAGACGGTCTGGTATTTGTCGGTGTCGATGTTGATGAAGGACGCCGGGATGTGGTGGTCGGCGTTGACGCAGGCCCAGGGCAGCAGGCGTGTGTTGGCGGCCGGGGGTTTGTAGGGGTTGAACTGGCGCAGGTAGCCGTCCGGGGTGACCTGATAGGCATGCCAGACCTTGTCGTCCAGCAGCAGGTAGACGTAGCCGGCGCGCAGGGTGCGCAGGCCGAGCTTCATGTCGGTGAGCTCGGGTTTGGGGCGGTGGTAGGCGGTGTGGGCCTTGGGCACCAGCGCCGTGCGCACCAGCAGGATGGGCAGCCCCTTGCGCTCGCAGAGTCTGCAGTCGCCGTGGGAGAAGGCGTTTTCGGCGATGCGCACGGCCATTTGTTCCCTGAAGTTCATTGGGCGGCTCCATGATCGAGCAGCAAATGAAGGCACGCTTCGTGTGCAGGGAGGGCGATCATGAGGGCTGATGCCGGATGGCGATTCATGACGCTTTACCTCGGTAGCACTGGAATCGTGCCACAGGGGCGTAGCGCAGTTGTGCTGGTCGTGCCATGGAATCCCGTCCATTCTTTTATTTTTGACGTCGGGAAAATGACATACCTGTAAATGGGTTCCAGCCGAAAATTGTAAGTAATTGAGAAAAGTACGTTAATTCAGGTAGATAGTCGGCCACCCGGAATCAGAAGCTCGCGGCTTGCCCGCTGGGGCCCTTCTGGTGAATCACCCGCATAGCGGTCACAAATCAACCGCATTGCGGACACCCACCCATCAGCGCTACCCTGACACACCTTCCCCACCTGGCCATACCCATGCGACTCGACCCCCGCAGCAGTTCGTTCACGCTCTTCCTTGGGGTGCTCGCCGCCCTGCCGCCCGTGGCCACAGACATGGCGTTGCCGGCGCTGGCCGATATAGGCGCCAGCCTGCAGGCCAGGGCCGGGCTGGCCGGGTTGACCTTGAGCCTGTTCATGG includes these proteins:
- a CDS encoding DUF6708 domain-containing protein, which codes for MELPRATLNFRGPIAILSMILLISCILGAAFVMYVLIVHIRNFGDFIPCFLALCSMLMGVGWSLGGWRLDTECPRDEPIRFNRARRKVYVYRFRSNSFKLFSRTEWGVHVDVFDWDDLHAEYCSAYGPMGTGGKIEMVMLAVREPGTNIAKDRFKLAGSQEDGESYWAIAQLFMQQGPHAIPAFDRPPRDWNNEDDTLNIARRLAPKVKWPEHIDLESRTAP
- a CDS encoding T6SS effector BTH_I2691 family protein, which translates into the protein MNFREQMAVRIAENAFSHGDCRLCERKGLPILLVRTALVPKAHTAYHRPKPELTDMKLGLRTLRAGYVYLLLDDKVWHAYQVTPDGYLRQFNPYKPPAANTRLLPWACVNADHHIPASFINIDTDKYQTVSMAFASDPWPRSVLDSYKALNNIERMQMFDLTTAQQNPGKLGDFLTAEQPLVHHKVYEYEAFVPGFDSVHAFHSRGRSRLALRNYLQNMAPGADGRQGVLMIDIDDPIGLVQEYNGLRASWAHARQAWLEEPERAYQQQTSQILLAIRAMHRQWAEHRVPSFEPMSGDGPPVFVSPEIERQRVVDSHTLDANQRLEQRYDEPRRAAFQQAHETTLQAYQQEIDRYGRLYAEAFLTRDFQVAMTHDYDGADEESGEAYSKTMALCLRGGISEAPDNPGGATAQLWQTLLQDPHSHAYQALLRRDSPLLAALLPSFSESTTWNDSLRLYDLLTRTIASDESRRLMQAPLQEAIAQLLGAVNGAQARLKDLVGPGVNFAISRVNTASQLLYNRISLIELNVQMKLREYYALQSDVVRSLQHKFANGADRMVAGTRPKIRPMIQGGVLSLVVLDPKLADLMVKVSLWFEGTADDLMAAMNSDKDKPVSGDYSSVAAYSALSMVTVGLGTLDPQVVRGISHFKVPAWQASRWVRTSFAGLRGVAASAELLVAIGSMYLMGDALSKSLESAEETVGDKSAEALIALQGSMLGVLGGGVEMVGLALKSGATGVQKSGLIVGPGVKIALDAGLYLQRAGAVIIAVGGVFDAMKAALASYQVWNRGDRFASVLYAASAFSAGWGAWFGITAAKSLSSVLAGPLGAAIVFSIVAYALFKAAGAGESDVFETWARRSFFGIANENPKVHWIKAEDAAIALGELNAATLGMTLDITRRTKIVDSGMLHLGGLVRTAPPTATRTWEYAIRLPFFDEAHSAYSWTIVLHRGRDQSLGEYIAGEPILQEQFFALDVVTPPSEWLQRLEANFPKNVDYYLNSKSQIASIRALNTKDAHSPSTKDFRGTIELLPSKSRPAVEAVTITLTYWPDRSDADSYAAIISQSRWPN